The Styela clava chromosome 3, kaStyClav1.hap1.2, whole genome shotgun sequence genome includes the window tatgaaaagaactataacgccataacaaacaatcttgattagctaattaataatcattagtcggccgaggaattgTGTGTTTGAGGATGCCAAAATATAATGTCTGgaaagtccggacccaaatatttttgaagttttgtatgcggaccttcggtaaaaatagttgagtagccctgtcctAGCTAGGGCCTCTCGTCGTCTAAATCCGGCGCTGGCTAAGTGGCTATAGCACCAAAAAATAGCTAGTCCAGATCCAGATATAACCCTGGTCaagaccaaagtgactatattCACTTTGGCCAAGACGAAGTAGCAAAATAGCAACTGGGCACAGTATAAGTAGGGGTATCTCAAATGCCGGGTGAAACATGGTTACATGTGTAATTTTTTGCAAACTTTCAAATGTAATCTTAATGTGTTTGTCTTTTAGCCTACGATTTTGTAGTCtactaccgtgttttcccgaaaataagacctaccctgaaaataagacctagtcaataacgcaaTTTTTACCTAGTCGGTgtcaagaaatctctcctacacgttttaaatgattactAATCTAAGTTTTGCAGTTAaactgttatttataagtaaatggatatcggttttcatattttatatatttgaaaatctcgtaattctctactttgtaattttgtttttgataaatgaaaatataagacatcccccgaaaatatgACCTAGCATTATTTCTcggaagaaatttgaaataagacccagtcttattttcggggaaacacgttACCAGTAGTGAtaacaatattatatttgtcCACATGTATCACCCGGGACGGTTTCAAGCCTAAACGACATTCATAGTTACGAAATACGGTGACAGTTTATGTCATATTTATGTCTACAATTTCTTCGTTTTCTATTTATGtacataatattttataaaagtaCCTTTCAGAATTTTCGTCGCAGTCCGGACCCCCAAGCTGGAACTTTGTAAATTTCAATGTCAAAAATTTGTCGGGATCTGCAGTCTCGAAGACATATTCAATAGATGTTCCATTTTCTGATGGTGTTGGaagataaaatttaacttctcttgttaaattaaacataaatgtttttgtttcaagATTGCTTACATCAGAACCGCATATATTAGATTCAGCAGTGGCCAACCCGGAATTTTTTCCTATCATAAAGCTCATCGCAATAAATAGGAGTAGTATCTGCCGCAAAATCATCTTCTCGCGAAACACGGGTGTTGATGTTGTGAGCAAATTCATTTTAAACTTAGCAATATATCTGCTATCCGAGCAAATCAAcggacaaataaaatatttccaaatattttagtGTAACTCCATTTGCGACACTTCTGTCGACCACTTCAagttgaattcaatttttacataAAGTATTTTGAAACGTTATTGTTCCATTGAATGTATATCTAACACATAAGTTATCTTTATTTCCTGCACCACCAGTCAGAAAGATACCACGGTATTACTCATTGATTTAATGGCACAAAACGAATGGCCAGAAACAACATAAGACTATGTCGTCATTCATCGTATTATCAtcaacaaaacaaattaattttataccTAATATGAACCAGTAATGTTGTTGCATAAGCTATGCACTCAGAGAAATTTAACTAGTGGACGTGCTACACTCAAAccaattttaataaaacttgGGTATTGCGAATATTCCACACTTCACAATTTAGCCCTTGAAGCGAGAGTCTATTTGGTCCCAGACTGCCAAATCTACACGCTGAACATTACCAAAAGATTAGGTAAGATTgatcaaaaacaataaaatcagaATTTCTCTTCAAAACATTTATGCTGGAAAAAATACAACGCACTGTAAACAACGAAATGCTGTATGACTATCAAACAATACCATAAACGCTTCAACCAATATACCGTATGGGAAGTCACTGAAACACTTTTGACTAACCTTCCTGATTATACCTGACTCAATGGCTTTGATCTGTCGATGTCCTGAAAACGCGGAAGTGATGAAACGAAATGATGCTATTCTAACCGTTTCCCACACAAAAACATTCAAATGGTTTGGGACAAGCTTGATGTAGAATTCGAGTTGCGGTTCATCCATGCCACAGGCATAGCCACGTGAACCTAATGTCGAAGATTGTATATGGGCCTGCCTAAATTCAATATACAGAGAAGAAGCTAATTAAGCAATGCACAGAATACCACCACGGTCTTATGTCCGCATGAACTAAAGTTTTCCCCGCATAACGTCATGAAACCTCTTGCTCAACTTCCGTTTTGAGACCATATCTACTGGTACGTGGTCATAAGGCGTGCGGGTACGTATTAGGCATGAAATGACGCCGTGTGTATAAATCTCACTTTCTGTATGACAGGACAGTTAGCATGACGagttgaaatattcaatatgattTAGTTCTGCGTCATAGGTGTACCACATGATGAGTATTCGATTGCAATTGGCTAATTTGTTGTGTGCCACATTTTTCTAAGGTGTATATTGTCAGCAACACAAAGTCGTATTTTTTGCTATAGCTAATTAGCCTTCCCCGCATAAAACGTTGTCAAACGTAACGATCGAGAGAGCTGAGGAATTTGATGCttgcaatttatatataaatgcgAGTGTAAAAAAATGTTGTATTGTGCTTAATGGCCATTAGTGTGTGACTAAACTGCACAAAACTGTGCACGTTTATCGTGCAACTGGATTCGTGTCTGTTTGATGATTGAGGGAATTTTGGCGAACTATACTATAACACTTTTCCGATTGGTATAAAATGACGTTAATCAGACTGTATCTAGACAATTTCTTGGATGAAGAACCTGAAACATCAGAAAACACAAAAATTCTATATATCTCTGTCTATCTAGATTCTCGAGCGTTATGTAAGAAAACGGGACTGTGTTAAATATTGTGTTTGCAAAAAGATGCCGAATAAATTGAAGTTGGCTATCAGTGATGTTACACAAAGTGTAGTGATTGCGTATATTGTCAAAGCAAGTGATAGATAGTACTTCGTCACGCTTGTGCatgtgtttttatttcaatataaaccTGTTTATACAGTTGATAAGATAGGAAAAGTAAATGAAACTCATTGTACTGATTTGTCGCAAAGTTAGGCTTTCTGTGTGATCTTGTTGTTTCAAAGACACTTCCGCCTATAGTCCTTTTCCCGCGATTCCACAGTGTTGCCTCACAGCAGCCCTAATCGCATTGAAATTAACATTCGGAATTTAAGCAGAAATGTCATGTCATTTCAATGAATATATCTGATTTATGTCCAATTCCACTTGATTTCGGAAAACCCTGCTGAGTTTTAAAACTGTTGAATGACGCTGTACTTGTCTGAAGTTGAATCACTATGAACTATTTTGTGATGTCATTCTCTTCGTATTCATAAGCGGCTATAATACCGCTGTCATTGTCGTTCGCTGTATGCACCTCCGCGGACAATAACGGGTCGCGGGCATCATGTGCAATATGAGATGACGCTGACAAAAGGCCTGTCTTCTCCCGCCGAAATCTTGGCACAGCAGCCACGCTCAGTGACAACTTTTCTGGTGATTCAGTATTTTTATCAGTGGCGTGGTTTTCTGCATTGATATTGTCTTCGTGTTCTTTCTTACAAACAAAAGTAGACACCGCGTATTTTTCGCCGTTGATGTGATTTGCTTTAACTATTGATGGTAATGCATCCGCCGTAATCTGTTGCAATAGagataattataaatatttaaaagcaTGCTTAAATGATATACATGTAAAGTGTGTCCATTCATCCCGAcgatattcaaaaacaaagcgGGATCGATTATGCCTGGTACTTAATCATGAAAGCGACTTCTCATAAAATTTGTTCATCGATATTGACCAAAATTTCTGAGAAAAACGTGGAACTACGATTGGGAAACTGAATTACGGGCACGCTTTTGTcaattgttgttgttcttatttcttttcaaaatactaAGCCAATTGCCTTCCATTTTTGATCAATGAAAGATGTCAGTGTCGAATAATGAaagattaatatatttttttcaatttcctccGAGATCCGTGGAGATCGTTTGTCACCCCAAATATTTGTCATTCTGGACAAATTGCGCAACCATGTGTTTTTTGGCGATCAGTTTCGGCGAACGAACGGCATCTGATGGTGCCGTGCACTTCGTTTGTAATTTCGTTTATTTACGTGATAATATTCTGGGTAGTTGACTGAATGTCCAAAGGTGTGCGGGgtaaaaattctaaaattcatAACACTGGATTAATAATCTAATACATCTACGTAATCTAGCTTACCGGTTGACGAGGCAGCATAGGGGTGTGGAGTCTAGTTGTAGCCGTCTGAGGTGATTTTGGTATAACGACTGTAGGATATTTGCCTCGAGTTGAATTCTTTCCGACCAAAGCTTCTTTGATTCTAAAATAGCATTAAAATGTCAACagaatacaataaataatatgagAGAATAGTTTACAAGAACGAAAGAATACTGTATCCTACCTTTGTCTGAAACCGCTACCTGAAAACGCATATAGTAACGGATTCAGTGCAGAATTGATGTACAATAAGCATACACTCCACCATCGAAATACAAGAAATATCTGACTGTTGCTTTGAtctgaaattgtaaaaaaaatcttttgaaaattattatacaCTATTCATTTAATGAGTTAAAAGTTGTCatagaaaatcatattttgttcCTGCTGTTTGTATcttttttatgtgaaatttttgttcACTTGTGTATAAGATTAGTTTTCACAATTGTGCTTATTTAAgaataaaattcatttcttACTTATTAAACCTGGAGTCATCAAACTGAGAACCCATACGGTGTTCAGAATTAAATTGGGAAAGAAGCAGACCAAAAACACGGACGTAACAATCAGGATCAATCTTGTTATCTgaaataagtaatatatatacataattgtGACATGTTATGCAAAGTCTGGCACATACATATGCTTCGTTTCCTGCTTACTAGGAAGGAAAGTGAATATTTCGTACATTTTGTGATTGGAGTCGAATCCACGACTTTTAAGACTTGGCTGCGATATCGAGTCCATGTCTCTACAAACCAGCCCCTtttcaaattctatttttacCAACTGATCCCGCTTTTGCCTAGCAGGTTTACCCGTAAAGCGCTGTACAAAACAATAGTTGATGGTCAAAATTATGTTTTAACATTAGCCTTTTGGAAAATTCTTTTCTATTCCCACTAACGACCCTTATATCGATAAAAGCTCGCTTGATTCAGTAATTGAACGTTAGATTTACGTGTACTCGCCCGAAATGAAAGTAAaacctatggacctttccccgagcatcgacttccttgtttactccgtgacattggccaatcagcaagatgcaaagagtgacgtaacaatgctcccttttcgcatccgctcagacaattttctcactcagacaagtttccaggcgtggtcgtaaacattaccttgttttcgcgtttttgaactctattcgttagttttcagttgtgtttcggaaattcaagtataaatcagataattcaatgatcactctgtcttcttaggagtGTTAATTTAACTGCAGTAATGAAaagttagtgtagaaatagctgtgatagactgggcAAAAATATATTACCGGTACTtctaaaaaacagattgttgtatgcgatgaatcataatgatggtttgaaacacatttcccattttacaggcgccaactcgcaaaaccactcttaaaataagccccgaaaattttgcaatggtaaagtataggaagaatttttcgggggtcaaaagTCGGAGAAAGGTCCATACCGTGTGCGCCTTCTGGCGAATATGTGTTAGTTAGCgcaatatatttgtgttttttcttACTGTAGAAGCAAATATTTATTCACAGATTTTTACACCACAAATTAAGGAGGGATTGATCCAAGGGCGCACTCTCACTCAGAGCCAAGATAATCCGCATACTTCAAAGCCAATGAAACTCAAAAAGAGTGACTTCAGAATCAATACACGTACTAAAAAATTGCCGGTAGCTACACGACATTGTGTGGATAGGGAACTCCCTTCTTTCTAAGGTTGTTTCTTAACCATAACATTTATGCAAATTCACCTGGAACCGCAAAACCACAGACATTATTTAGCAAGGTCGTTCTGCAGCATTTTTGTTGGGAATTGAGAACTGCAATTCCTCCgggttttaaatttttcataccactccattcaaaagaaaaaatgtATACAAAATCTTCTCAaacattaatattattaatatgtaCTACAAATATTGTAATTGATGATTACCAAGCATTCTGATTCAACAGGGAGTTTCTAATAGGAATTGCAATTCCATTCGTTGTTACCGGACGTTCGGGTGATAAATTCATTTTGATATGAGATGAATTCATTCCAATATGAGATGCATTCATTTCAATAGGTGATTTCGTAAAATAGATACGAGATAATGATCACGATTACGAGTACGCAATGTCGCAACACGTCCGGAAGTATCGCTATTGCGTTTCCATAACATAGATTGTCAGAATATCTGGAGTCAAACGGTGCGGTTGTAATTAATTTTTGCCAGACGTCTTGGACTCTGTAGAATCGACTCTCGTCCTTGTTCTATTACTCGACTCTGTCGGAATACTAAGATTAATAATACCAGACCAGATATACTGTATATGATAATCATACTTTTGTCATTCATTTACAATTCGTGATTCAGATTTCAAATATGGGAACACTggaggcttatattaaaaatacgagcaataaaacataaattttggaaggaaaacaaatatttaaaatatagcaTCTAGGTATTTTTTCAaagataataaaaaagaaaataaaatgaactaCATACTCTATCTTGCTCTCGTTTATGTGCTTGTGCTTTGTGATCTTTATCTGATGTTGTTGCCTTTTTCTTTTGTTTCTGTTGAAGAACGTATTGTCTATGCAATTATACCGGGAGCTATTTAATTATATAGCAGAAAGAAATACTATACtacttgttttgaaaaaaaaaaacatgagacgataatattttgaaatcatccGCATTATATCTCACGAAATCGGAAAAATATTTCCCTTGTTCGACCTGAAATTATCTCAACATTCTAgtataaagaatatatttttgctatctaaatagtttataaatatttcatctaTAAAAACAAATCCCAGCAGCGGAAAAATAAAAGTACAATTCCGCTGTCACGTACGTACACGTACATTTGAGTATATTACGTAAACTCATTTggacaaaatttaataaatagtggaattttataaaacaaaaaaacatgtaTAAAAATTGTGCATTCAAAAGTCTATTAATTTACTGCAGGGTTGAATCAATGGGCAATTGACCTattgttgaatatttattacaaaaatgcaATTACATCGTTCACAAAAGCGTTAAAATGGTTCATAGTCCATTGAAATTATAATCATTTATGCCAATGGGAAATAGAATGCCGTATTATCTGctacatttcaaaaaataaaatatgcatAATATTCGTGAGTAACGGACGCCGAAATCCATATGAACTAAGATATTCCCCACTTTTTGCCACCGACATTATTGCATCATTACCTTATCACTATAATTTGAAGTTACCATCCAAAGTGCGAAAATTTAACTACTCAATACTGTAAATATAGAAAGCAGAAGACAAAATATTGGGATAGGATAGTGCGGGAAAACTACAGCCTTTCAAGCCTATATTAACGTACCTACCAACGTACATAAGTAGCTATCTGTCTATGCTAAAGTCTTGTTATGAGCTAAGCAGTgaggaaacattaaaaaaaagtaGGGTGTATtgagtatttttcttcaatacaCAGTGGAAACTATCTGCTAGCGGCTTATTTGGTAGCACAAATAAATTTCCTGagacataataaaattttatcataCCTTTTCTCTTCTCTTTCTGAGAAAATGAACAATTGTGGCATTGCAAAAGACCATGATAATTGACGGTACGAGAAACACAACGAAGAATCGAAATACTGTGTGAATGGTAGCGATCTTCTCAGCTGTCAAGGTTTCAGACagactaaaataataaatgcaCAAACTTATCTTTGAGTCTAACTAGTGAGTAACTAATGTAACGAAGTAGTTGGGTAAAACTAAGGCACgtgattaaaaaaattcatcgCCATTTCATAAAACCTTGAGGACGTCATTTAGGAACTCACATCAAGTGAAAAATCGATATGTTGTGGGTTATTGCTCTGTACTTGAGGAGTACAGCAAAAAGCATACATGACATTATAAGGCTGGATTTTGCACTAGGCTAATAATAACCGAAACGTccacatttttaatttatgtgatgcttcaaactttgaaaaaattaggtTCACTTTTTATTTGCATTACACGCAAACATATACAACTAACGTggtaaatttttttcaagtacAAAAGCCGTAAAACGtatgtatatttcaaaataactaTGACAATGGCAGCAATAAATTTATGAATGGTTTTCAACACTTTTGGGTTGGATGTCTGAAAATAAACTTGATTAGATAAAACTTCTAATTTATAATTATTACATGAACTTACTCTTCATACTTCAGAGAACATGCCATTACGTTGCTTCCGTTTATAACTTCCCtgcatagaaaataaaatattgaaatgaatattattttaactttataggtaactttatttttgtattggtATCTTTCCAAATTTCACATCTGACTATGCGCAATTGTTTTTCGACATCGTAGTGCTTTGCTCTAATAAATTATTAAAGTTCCCGATGGTTAGACTCACAGAAATTAAGCACGATGTTTGATTTGGAGAAAAACACAAACATTACGTCATATAATTAGTACGCTATTAACCTCTAAAGTCTAAAATGTTTCCGGTCGTGGTTGTAATGCAAGAAGTTGTGATCAAGTTCTTAAACCTAAAAATCATTTAACACGTTTGCAACTTTATCTCATTTTGAGGTGCACATCGGAATGGGGAGGGCTGTTTACAGATATACATGAATTGTTATCATAGCTCTATTATGAGATTTCAGTACTGCAAATTTTGGGCGACTCCGTCGCTAaatatataccgtgtttccccgaaaataagacagagtgttatttaaattttctttcgaataataacactagggcttattatTGGGGATGTCTTTTAATTtcattattcaaaaacaaaattacaaatcacagaattacgagattttcgaatatatatacaaaatatgaaaaaaattccgCATTATCTACTAGATCTTAGTTTAAGgagagggcttatattaaaatcaatttcaaaatttaggctaagtcttattttcggggaaacaccgaatgaatcaaatatttgttaCGACTATtctattgaaattttcaaaggagTCTAAGCCTAAATCAGACTCACAAAGCAACAGTTAAATTATTATATGTGGTTCTGAAGCTGTTCATTAAAACATAGCATTTAATCTCCCTGTgactaaattaaattataataattggAAATAGTATAAACAAAAAGTGAACATACGAAACACGTGCTGTGATTGTTGCTGGAACCATATACAGGACGGAGAATGACCAAACCactattattataatatttgcTCTTTTTGTTGTCCGAACGCCCATCATTTTAATCGCAAACACCACattctggaaaaaaaattatctctgGATAAACGCTTTAATACCTTGCATGTATAATAAAGAATTAATTTTGAACCCGTTAGTCATTCGAGAAAACAACCTCAAAAGGTCACAAAACAGTTAAATTTTCCCGCGTCAGTCCAGAGTTACGTCAAAAATATTGAGTACTTTATACGTCAGGAAGCGAAGAAATGAAGCACTTAACAGCAATCTCCTGGTACGGTAAAGGCCCGATACCTGTTTATTCaatatacacaaaaacgaaaaattgTCACTTAGAAACAATGCGCCATTTCTTAAGACAAACCGGCAGGCAGAGATACCAAGAGGTTGAAACTTCAGGTTATACTTTACTTATCTGTTATCTATACCCGCTTTTGTTAGACGTGAGCGAGAACTTGATCAGGAATCCTAGCCCTACTTACAATCTGGATCAGGTGTAGACAAATGGATTATTAACGGTAATGCCACGAAACGCAAATGAAGACCAGAATATTGACTCATCTATTAATAAGGTCAATTTGTGAACTCGGGGGAAAATGAGGAAAGCGAAAAGGTTAATAGGATTTGTCATCAAACCACGGTCGAAGTATAAATAAGAGATAGGTATAAAACTTTACTACGTTCTTATCCGGTTTTCCAAAATGAAACATTGTATTTTGACCAGCTACAGGCTGGTGGTGAAATGATTCGGGGGTGGGCAAGATTTAtggatcaggggccaaaaattttccCCACCTacactggcgggccatgtaagcgtgacgtaaaaagttacatttcacgaacaatatttacagtgttaaaaaacaaaagtggaaaacaataagcctcgtgtcgaaactaaatttaatcgcaatctcaacaaattcttggagctattttttagctaaaacatcaaggattggttttagtttggttgtggcagtatCGGGCggaccagattgaattacccaacgggctggatttggcccgcggaccGTAGTTTACCAGTGTCTGGGATAGAACGTGAAACGGTACCGCACAAGGAATGACATCTACTCTGATATATTTACCAACTAGGTCACGTAAAGCAATCAGAGTTGCTACAAAACACAAATACCTAAATCTCCTTTTTTGATGAAGTCGGTTCTGGGCTCAAAAGGAGCTTTCCGGGAGACGCGATGACACGTCGTGGTATCAGAAAACGGACGTCAAAAACACAGTTCTGGTCGCGAAGGGACCACAGCATGTTGTTCCTAGTATCACTGCGTAGCCTGCCACAGTTACCTCACCATAGTCAGTAATACATAGAAAGGACTGTTTCACGAATTAATTGGTTACCTGAAATCTGTCCACGCTCATCGCAGTCACAATCAAAACTCCAGCACACAAAGCAAGATAGTTGACACTGACAAATAATTTGCAGACTACTCCCCCAAATATCCATTGATTtctgtaataaaaaaaacactcaCTGTAGTAGTAAGAGGAATTATCTTTGTCATATAATCGAAAACGTTATTTATATTATCCTTTACATActtaatattctaaaatataatGATCCCCGTGATAGAAATATTCATGATTGGAAGGTTTGGATTACTCTAAACAAGAGTTTACCCGATACAAACGCTGTAGAGAACAGGGCTGCAATTCAGAATTCCATTGCGTTAACATTGTTATCTCATTGcattcattttaaattcattcaatATATTATATACCATTAGGCATGTTTATTCCCACAAGATTCTGTTATTCACCATAGCATTGTTTATCACAAAGGAGCTTGCCTTCAGCAGTCATGATATTTTGTGTTTTCTGCGTTTTGTCACGCGCGCATCAAGTTTGTGACGTCAAACATTGTTtacagatattttgacaaaaaataagATATATCCATAAACAAGGGTtgcccaacctttttggccaaagggccacatttagtttacgaatgattgcgcgggccacttgacatggttgttatgttctagttttcactacaccgactacagattaatgaaaaaacaaacaaaatccaaaaattttttaaaaacaatgaaaatacgaagatgcGGTTAAATCAAAAGTATTTACCACACGTAGATATTTTAATGTCAAGTACGACACCGCTTTTATTCAATAAGTTTGTCAATGTACTGTGAGATGGGCGAATGCATagcgaatttttcatatgactgtcagaaattagtgatcacacgggggatttgacatggttcataCGCGAAAAAACTTGCTCGTACAAGTAGCCTAAGCGCTGccaaatattgaggtcataaaaactgcctcttctagcttcacagaaaaaagacagaaaaacagattgaaatacatggcagacgataaaaataaattcaaacttcTCTCTCCAGCAATAACGATCACAAAGGGGGACATAAATAAGCTTTCGATAGCTGGGTGGTGCTTCTCGCGCGTTTAAAtgacgaggaataatttttttattagaggTTTTAATAATGGCCCAGATTTGTTAAAGACATTTGGATTCAAATAATACTGtgcgggccactcggaaacctTCGGGGGGCCacaggttggacgaccctgccaTAAACAATACATATTTTTGGAACAGGAGCGCTGATGCATGACGCCAAATAATATTGCTAGGAACGTTCACATATGACGCCTTTCGTCTGATTCCCAGTCTAGGCTAGGATTTCTAATGCATGGAGTGCCACCTTCATTTTTCTGTGCCAGTTATCGATTCACGTTTCAATATTTCGTATTGGCGTTGGGTATACGCCGTTATAAATGTGccctattttattgaaaaaaattcccAGGTAAAAGCTCGCACTTGAA containing:
- the LOC120343338 gene encoding kappa-type opioid receptor-like, which encodes MANETSITDIALNSSCCDNGTIGEGIYGINKDETNTKTFNVTDMSDPMQPVRIVIATIYIAVFIFGVAGNGIILYTLMKVVKNRSVTDLYILGLAISDFLFVAMLPITATDMLMGNQWIFGGVVCKLFVSVNYLALCAGVLIVTAMSVDRFQNVVFAIKMMGVRTTKRANIIIIVVWSFSVLYMVPATITARVSEVINGSNVMACSLKYEDLSETLTAEKIATIHTVFRFFVVFLVPSIIMVFCNATIVHFLRKRREKKQKKKATTSDKDHKAQAHKREQDRITRLILIVTSVFLVCFFPNLILNTVWVLSLMTPGLINQSNSQIFLVFRWWSVCLLYINSALNPLLYAFSGSGFRQRIKEALVGKNSTRGKYPTVVIPKSPQTATTRLHTPMLPRQPITADALPSIVKANHINGEKYAVSTFVCKKEHEDNINAENHATDKNTESPEKLSLSVAAVPRFRREKTGLLSASSHIAHDARDPLLSAEVHTANDNDSGIIAAYEYEENDITK